A stretch of the Medicago truncatula cultivar Jemalong A17 chromosome 5, MtrunA17r5.0-ANR, whole genome shotgun sequence genome encodes the following:
- the LOC11433042 gene encoding TPR repeat-containing thioredoxin TTL1, which yields MAMKTKSNKVGNEFGCGFMERIFNLKSPRLRNSLVHSLPMKGNNIDHVKNEAKLFPNKEPKVPQKISNENRKRSSDATARSSTSSSSGASSTLKRVEQNHNTDDDVKLQIESARNSLQLARISTIRTRDNKSNKSITKDFSPLKLTGNLLVNNTPRRKSVDSLPKHLELNSVSSFYNGNNNGRKVVMGNIMRKNSNELAQFLSQRHNIADPEVLKSMGNEAYKKGKFEEALALYDKAIAIDSNKATYHCNKSAALIGLGRFQEAIIECEESIRLDPSYNRAHNRLATIYFRLGDVEKALDCNRSTSNVDSVLAFQAQALQNHLKKCIEARKFNEWSVVLKETQSALSLGADSAPQIYALQTEALLKLVRYQEAYAVYDNMPKFSDDWCNKIFGMATSAYLSMISALVYLASGRFEEAVKTSQQADRVDPSNREVNAVLRRAKAVTSSRMSGNLLFKASKFMEACAVYNEGLDHDPHNSVLLCNRAACRSKLGQYEKAIEDCDAALMLNPCYSKARLRRAYCNAKLERWEVAIQDYEMLIREKPGDEEVARALFEARLQLKMLRGEDIKDLKFGSNLVFISSNDRFRHYVTSPGMAVVLFSNKGTHKQVSMVLEQTSKRFPSVNFLKVEIEDHPYLAKSEGVSSFPAFKIYKNGSRVKEISGNNHEFLEKSVKFYSS from the exons ATGGCAATGAAAACCAAAAGCAACAAGGTGGGAAATGAATTTGGTTGTGGTTTCATGGAGAGGATTTTCAATCTCAAAAGTCCTAGGCTAAGAAACTCATTAGTTCATTCCCTACCAATGAAGGGTAACAACATTGATCATGTCAAAAATGAAGCAAAGTTGTTTCCAAATAAAGAACCAAAGGTTCCACAAAAAATTTCCAATGAAAATCGGAAGCGTAGTTCAGATGCTACTGCAAGAAGCTCGACATCATCATCCTCTGGTGCTAGTTCAACCCTTAAAAGGGTTGAACAAAACCATAATACAGATGATGATGTCAAGCTTCAAATAGAATCAGCGCGAAATTCTTTACAACTTGCTAGAATAAGCACTATTCGCACGCGCGACAACAAGAGCAACAAGTCCATAACCAAAGACTTTTCTCCCTTGAAACTCACTGGAAACTTGCTTGTGAATAACACTCCAAGAAGAAAGAGTGTTGATAGTTTACCTAAGCATTTAGAGTTAAACTCAGTTTCAAGTTTTTACAATGGTAATAATAATGGAAGGAAAGTGGTTATGGGGAATATTATGAGGAAGAATAGTAATGAACTTGCACAGTTTCTAAGTCAAAGGCACAATATTGCAGACCCTGAAGTGTTGAAATCAATGGGAAATGAAGCATACAAAAAGGGTAAGTTTGAAGAGGCTTTGGCTTTGTATGACAAAGCAATTGCTATTGATTCAAATAAGGCAACTTATCATTGCAATAAGAGTGCTGCTTTGATTGGATTAGGAAGGTTTCAAGAAGCAATTATTGAGTGTGAGGAATCTATTCGGTTGGATCCTTCTTATAACAGAGCTCACAATCGTTTGGCAACAATATATTTCAG ATTAGGAGATGTAGAAAAGGCACTGGATTGCAACCGATCAACCTCAAATGTTGACTCTGTGCTTGCTTTTCAAGCTCAGGCTCTACAAAATCACCTGAAGAAATGCATAGAAGCTAGGAAATTCAATGAATGGAGTGTTGTACTAAAGGAAACACAGTCTGCATTATCCTTAGGTGCCGATTCAGCTCCACAG ATCTATGCTTTACAAACCGAAGCCTTGCTGAAGCTCGTAAGGTACCAAGAGGCATATGCTGTGTATGACAACATGCCAAAATTTTCAGATGATTGGTGTAACAAGATATTTGGTATGGCTACTAGTGCTTACCTGTCGATGATAAGCGCACTGGTTTACCTAGCATCCGGCAG GTTTGAGGAAGCTGTGAAAACATCTCAGCAAGCAGATAGAGTTGATCCAAGCAACAGAGAGGTAAATGCAGTGTTAAGGAGAGCCAAAGCAGTAACATCATCTAGAATGAGTGGAAACTTACTCTTCAAGGCATCAAAATTCATGGAAGCATGTGCAGTATACAATGAAGGACTAGATCATGATCCACACAACTCAGTTCTGTTATGCAACAGAGCAGCGTGTCGTTCTAAGCTAGGGCAGTATGAAAAAGCAATTGAAGATTGTGATGCTGCACTTATGCTTAATCCATGTTATAGCAAAGCAAGATTAAGGAGGGCCTATTGTAATGCCAAG TTGGAACGATGGGAAGTTGCCATTCAAGACTACGAAatgttgataagagaaaagcCAGGGGATGAAGAAGTGGCAAGGGCTTTGTTTGAGGCTCGGCTCCAACTCAAGATGCTACGTGGTGAAGATATTAAGGATTTAAAATTTGGTTCAAATTTGGTTTTCATCTCAAGTAATGATCGTTTCAGACATTATGTAACCTCGCCTG GTATGGCTGTTGTGCTCTTCAGTAACAAGGGAACACACAAGCAAGTGTCGATGGTGTTGGAACAAACCAGCAAGAGATTTCCATCTGTTAATTTCCTCAAG GTGGAGATTGAAGACCATCCCTACTTGGCAAAATCAGAAGGTGTAAGCTCATTCCCAGCtttcaaaatatacaaaaatggATCAAGAGTTAAAGAGATTTCCGGCAACAACCACGAGTTCTTAGAAAAATCGGTTAAATTCTATAGCAGCTGA